In Brachybacterium fresconis, the genomic stretch GAAACGAGCACCTGCGTATGACTCCCCGCCTCCGCACCGACCTGCGAAACGTCGCCATCGTCGCCCACGTCGACCACGGGAAGACCACCCTCGTCGACGCCATGCTCACCCAGAGCGGCGCCTTCGGCGACCACGACACGCACGACGAGCGGGCCATGGACTCCGGCGAGCTGGAGCGCGAGAAGGGCATCACGATCCTCGCGAAGAACACGGCGATCCGGTACACCGGACCGTCGGCCGCCGAGGCGGGGGAGCCCGACGGCATCACCATCAACGTCATCGACACCCCCGGCCACGCCGACTTCGGCGGCGAGGTCGAGCGCGGTCTGTCCATGGTCGACGGCGTCGTGCTGCTGGTGGACTCCTCGGAGGGACCGCTGCCGCAGACCCGCTTCGTGCTGCGCAAGGCGCTGGCCGCGAAGCTGCCCGTGATCCTCGTGGTCAACAAGGTCGACCGCCCCGACGCCCGGATCGAGGACGTCGTCAGCGAGTCCACCGACCTGCTGCTGGGACTGGCCTCGGACCTGGCCGAGGAGACCGACGACGTCGACCTCGACGCCGTGCTGGACGTCCCCGTCGTCTACGCCTCCGGCAAGGCCGGACGCGCCTCGACCACGCAGCCGGCCGACGGCGAGCTGCCGGCGGAGGAGAACGTCGAGCCGCTGTTCAAGACCATCCTCGAGTCGATCCCGGCGCCGAGCTACGACGACGAGGTGCCGCTGCAGGCCCACGTCACCAACCTCGACGCCTCCCCGTTCCTGGGCCGCCTGGCGCTGCTGCGCATCAAGAACGGAGAGCTGCGCAAGGGCCAGCAGGTCGCCTGGTGCACCCGCGACGGCGGGACCAAGCAGGTCAAGATCACCGAGCTGCTGGAGACCAAGGGCCTGGCCCGCGAGCCGATGACCGACGCCGCCCGGCCGGGCGACATCGTCGCCGTCGCCGGGATCCCCGAGATCATGATCGGCGAGACCCTCGCCGACCTCGCGGACCCGCGCCCCCTGCCGCTGATCACCATCGACGATCCCGCGATCTCGATGACCATCGGCATCAACACCTCCCCGCTGGCCGGCAAGAACGCCAAGGGGCACAAGCTCACCGCCCGCCAGGTCAAGGACCGGCTGGACTCCGAGCTGGTCGGCAACGTCTCGCTGAAGGTGCTGCCCACCGAGCGGCCCGACGCCTGGGAGGTCCAGGGCCGCGGCGAGCTGGCGCTGTCCATCCTGGTCGAGCAGATGCGCCGCGAGGGCTTCGAGCTGACCGTCGGCAAGCCCAAGGTGCTCACCCGCGAGATCGACGGCACCATCCACGAGCCCGTCGAGCGGATGACGATCGACGTCCCCGAGGAGTACCTCGGCACGGTCACCCAGCTGATGGCCTCGCGCAAGGGCCGCATGGAGACCATGAGCAACCACGGCTCCGGCTGGGTGCGCATGGAGTTCACGGTGCCCGCACGCGGCCTGATCGGCTTCCGCACGCGATTCATGACCGAGACCCGCGGCAACGGCATCGCCGCCTCGTACGCCGACGGCTTCGAGCCCTGGATGGGGACCATCGAGTTCCGCTCCACCGGCTCGCTGGTCGCCGACCGCGCCGGCAACGTCACGCCGTTCGCGATGATCAACCTCCAGGAGCGCGGCTCGTTCTTCGTCGAGCCCACCTCCGAGGTCTACACCGGCCAGATCGTCGGCGAGAACTCGCGCAACGAGGACATGGACGTGAACATCACCAAGGAGAAGAAGCTGACGAACATGCGCGCAGCCTCCTCGGAGTCGTTCGAGAACCTCGTCCCGCCGCGACGGCTGACCCTCGAGGAGTCCCTCGAGTTCACGGCCGAGGACGAGTGCGTCGAGGTCACCCCGGCGGTCGTGCGCATCCGCAAGGTCATCCTCGATGCCACCGAGCGTCACCGCGCGCGCTCGAAGGCCAAGTCCGGGAAGTGATGCGGTGACGGACGCGCGCCACCGCGGGACCGTGGTCGAGACGACCTCCCCGAGCGCCCGGATCACCCAGGGCGTGCTGGGAGTCGTCCTCACGGTGCTCTCGGTGCTGCTGATGCTCACCACGCATCGGATGCGGCTGGCCCTCGGCGGGGTGGACCTGCCCGTGGGCCTGATCTTCGGCGGCGCGTTCCAGATCGTCACCTGCGTGTTCCTGTACGCGGCCACCGGGTCCCGGCTGCCGCTGATCGTGGTCGGCGCCCTGTGGGGGCTGGCGGCCCTGCCGTTCCTCGGCCACGGGGCCGGCGGCGGCGTCCTGATGCCCGCCGAGATCGCCGGCCGGCTCCAGCTCGCCGGCTGGATCGTCCAGGGGCTCGGGATCGGGATCCCCTTCCTGGCCGCCCTGCTCATCACCGTGGGCCGGGCCTGGC encodes the following:
- the typA gene encoding translational GTPase TypA; the encoded protein is MTPRLRTDLRNVAIVAHVDHGKTTLVDAMLTQSGAFGDHDTHDERAMDSGELEREKGITILAKNTAIRYTGPSAAEAGEPDGITINVIDTPGHADFGGEVERGLSMVDGVVLLVDSSEGPLPQTRFVLRKALAAKLPVILVVNKVDRPDARIEDVVSESTDLLLGLASDLAEETDDVDLDAVLDVPVVYASGKAGRASTTQPADGELPAEENVEPLFKTILESIPAPSYDDEVPLQAHVTNLDASPFLGRLALLRIKNGELRKGQQVAWCTRDGGTKQVKITELLETKGLAREPMTDAARPGDIVAVAGIPEIMIGETLADLADPRPLPLITIDDPAISMTIGINTSPLAGKNAKGHKLTARQVKDRLDSELVGNVSLKVLPTERPDAWEVQGRGELALSILVEQMRREGFELTVGKPKVLTREIDGTIHEPVERMTIDVPEEYLGTVTQLMASRKGRMETMSNHGSGWVRMEFTVPARGLIGFRTRFMTETRGNGIAASYADGFEPWMGTIEFRSTGSLVADRAGNVTPFAMINLQERGSFFVEPTSEVYTGQIVGENSRNEDMDVNITKEKKLTNMRAASSESFENLVPPRRLTLEESLEFTAEDECVEVTPAVVRIRKVILDATERHRARSKAKSGK